A region from the Rhinoderma darwinii isolate aRhiDar2 chromosome 2, aRhiDar2.hap1, whole genome shotgun sequence genome encodes:
- the PPM1D gene encoding protein phosphatase 1D — protein MAPTPGSKQQSGGMENHFTLRVSVSSDQGGRKYMEDVTQILVEPEPGEGELSWEDEEDDEAGSASRTTAQNRVFQVKAGVKSGQCVGFFAVFDGHGGREAAHFARDHLWGFIRKQKGFMSRDPEEVCAAIRKGFMGCHHAMWKKLPEWPKTMTGLPSTSGTTASVVIIRGNKLYVAHVGDSGVVFGLQNSPKEMKTVEVTQDHKPELPRERERIEGLGGSVINKSGVNRVVWKRPRLTHNGPVRRSTVIDQIPFLAVARALGDLWSYDFYSGEFVVSPVPDTSVHTIDPLKHKFIIVGSDGLWNMVSAQDAVSLCQEQEKPYVNGECSQSFAKMLVSRALTQWRYRMLRADNTSAIVIRISPQTEKQRCCSNEELFINLSDSTHYNSQDVHLLSTSPCSTPPIKVLEDEPWWRLSFSEPLPSLIRRNAFSDGYSKWGSDSGKTKPLLASSIHSLEDSEQPEENGSNSQWASGSSSISPICLFPVTSSGIGVKGSKTPGTPKTEMEKLSLKRTLEESNSGPAVKKLRRTFTRSRVVAESNSATPKRKGAERVIMRRSLRGQKKLGHPLLHQSRKSICVC, from the exons ATGGCGCCCACACCCGGGTCGAAACAACAGAGCGGGGGCATGGAGAATCATTTCACTCTACGGGTTAGCGTGTCTTCGGATCAAGGCGGCAGGAAATACATGGAGGATGTCACCCAGATATTAGTGGAGCCAGAGCCCGGAGAGGGCGAGTTGTCTTGGGAAGATGAAGAAGACGATGAAGCTGGCTCTGCAAGTCGGACTACTGCCCAGAACCGGGTGTTCCAAGTCAAAGCGGGCGTAAAAAGCGGGCAGTGTGTAGGCTTTTTCGCTGTGTTTGATGGGCACGGAGGACGGGAAGCCGCTCACTTTGCCAGGGATCATTTATGGGGCTTTATCAGGAAGCAGAAGGGCTTCATGTCCCGGGACCCGGAGGAAGTGTGTGCTGCCATCCGCAAGGGCTTCATGGGCTGTCACCATGCGATGTGGAAGAAACTCC CTGAATGGCCAAAAACTATGACTGGTCTCCCCAGCACCTCAGGAACTACCGCTAGCGTGGTTATTATTCGTGGGAATAAGCTGTATGTGGCCCATGTTGGAGATTCTGGCGTTGTATTTGGCTTGCAGAACAGTCCTAAAGAGATGAAGACTGTAGAAGTAACACAAGATCACAAACCTGAACTACCCAGAGAAAGGGAGAGAATTGAAGGTCTTGGTGGCAG tgtaATTAATAAATCTGGAGTAAACAGAGTTGTTTGGAAAAGACCACGTTTGACACACAATGGTCCTGTGAGGAGAAGTACAGTGATAGACCAGATTCCTTTCCTTGCGGTTGCTCGGGCGCTTG GTGACCTATGGAGTTATGATTTCTATAGTGGAGAGTTTGTCGTGTCACCAGTGCCGGATACAAGTGTGCACACAATTGATCCACTGAAACATAAGTTTATCATTGTTGGCAGTGATGGTCTTTGGAACATGGTATCGGCACAGGACGCGGTTTCACTCTGCCAGGAGCAGGAGAAGCCCTATGTTAAT GGCGAGTGCAGCCAGTCTTTTGCAAAAATGCTTGTGAGTCGTGCACTGACCCAGTGGAGATATCGTATGCTACGAGCAGACAACACTAGTGCCATTGTCATTCGCATCTCCCCTCAGACAGAAAAGCAGAGATGTTGTTCTAACGAAGAACTATTTATTAACTTATCTGACAGTACACACTACAACAGCCAGGACGTTCACCTCCTGTCAACATCACCGTGTTCCACACCACCAATCAag gTACTGGAAGATGAACCATGGTGGAGACTTTCTTTTTCAGAGCCGCTTCCATCTCTTATACGCCGCAATGCCTTCTCTGATGGTTATAGCAAGTGGGGGTCTGACTCGGGCAAAACCAAACCACTTCTTGCATCCTCCATCCATTCTCTAGAGGATTCTGAACAACCTGAAGAGAATGGCAGCAATTCTCAATGGGCCAGTGGCTCTTCCAGCATCTCCCCCATATGTCTTTTTCCTGTGACCTCTTCAGGTATTGGTGTAAAGGGTTCTAAAACACCAGGTACACCAAAAACTGAAATGGAAAAACTGTCTTTAAAGCGGACACTGGAGGAGTCTAACAGTGGACCTGCTGTGAAAAAGCTGAGGAGGACCTTTACCAGAAGTAGGGTGGTGGCGGAGAGCAACTCTGCTACCCCAAAGCGGAAGGGTGCAGAGCGGGTAATAATGAGACGCAGTCTTCGAGGCCAGAAGAAGCTCGGCCATCCTTTGTTACACCAGTCCAGAAAAAGTATATGTGTCTGTTAA